From Brassica oleracea var. oleracea cultivar TO1000 unplaced genomic scaffold, BOL UnpScaffold02516, whole genome shotgun sequence, a single genomic window includes:
- the LOC106321697 gene encoding uncharacterized protein LOC106321697, with protein MLRIYPVAWAVVQTENSDNWLWFVQRLKADLVLGDGSRFVLISDGSKGLISAVKAELPNAEHRRCVKHIVDNLKKKHKNKDFLKPMVWNLAWAYNKTQYKAELQNLKDYNMSLYDDVMKKEPKTWSLAYYRLGSLCEDVDNNATESFNATILAARAKAVVPMLETIRRQAMVRIAKRNKKSERRAEKFTKYVVKMLESEKEDAEKCITTPCTHGVFEVSLYRCSYDVNTTRMTCTCGKWQITGIPCEHAYGAMIDAGLDVENYVSEFFSTSIWRMTYNDSINTVRGPRFWMNGTYRLIVEAPEPILPGRKKKKNKKKFPRFKGKHESPKKKKQTETLGRGGGRTIHCSKCGEAGHNAAGCKIHPKKKIKKTGETIEQVNVFSV; from the exons ACTGGTTGTGGTTTGTTCAACGGCTGAAGGCTGATTTAGTTCTCGGTGATGGGAGCAGATTTGTTCTTATTTCTGATGGCTCAAAG GGTCTGATCAGTGCAGTGAAGGCTGAATTACCTAATGCAGAGCACAGACGATGTGTTAAACATATTGTGgacaatttaaagaaaaagcaTAAGAACAAAGATTTTCTGAAACCAATGGTTTGGAATCTAGCATGGGCCTACAATAAGACACAGTACAAGGCAGAACTCCAGAATCTGAAAGACTACAACATGTCTTTGTATGACGACGTGATGAAGAAGGAACCAAAGACTTGGTCGTTGGCATATTATAGGCTTGGAAGCTTATGTGAGGATGTTGACAACAATGCAACTGAGTCATTTAATGCCACCATTCTTGCAGCAAGAGCTAAGGCAGTTGTGCCTATGTTGGAAACTATTAGAAGGCAAGCAATGGTTAGAATAGctaaaagaaataagaaatctgAGAGGCGCGCAgagaaattcacaaaatatgTGGTTAAGATGCTTGAATCGGAGAAGGAAGACGCTGAAAAGTGTATAACGACTCCTTGTACTCATGGAGTTTTTGAGGTTAGTCTTTATCGCTGTTCATATGACGTAAACACGACAAGGATGACCTGCACATGTGGGAAGTGGCAGATAACGGGAATTCCATGTGAACATGCTTATGGAGCGATGATAGATGCTGGGTTAGATGTTGAAAATTATGTTTCTGAATTCTTTTCCACTTCTATATGGCGGATGACATACAATGACTCTATCAACACCGTTAGAGGACCACGCTTTTGGATGAATGGTACATACAGGTTAATAGTCGAAGCTCCGGAGCCTATACTCCCTGGAcggaagaaaaagaagaataaaaaaaagtttccgAGATTCAAAGGAAAGCATGAATcgccaaagaagaagaagcaaacagAAACACTAGGAAGGGGGGGGGGGCGAACCATCCACTGTTCTAAATGCGGGGAAGCTGGACACAACGCAGCCGGCTGCAAAATACAcccaaagaagaaaataaagaagacaGGAGAAACAATCGAGCAGGTGAATGTTTTTAGTGTCTAG